In Conger conger chromosome 9, fConCon1.1, whole genome shotgun sequence, the genomic stretch ACACTGCGTatgaaagtgagtgtgtgagatctgGTGCCTGATTCTGTTCTGATCCTCCTGCTGCAGCCTCTTATGGATAACTTGGAGTCTCAGACGTACGAGGTGTTTGAGAAAGACCCGATTAAATACTCCCAGTACCAGCAGGTGAGAGcaggagaaacacacagcatgtctGTGCATCTATGCGTACGTGAATGTGTGCATTGGAGCTATATAGAATATCTGCATtagctgtgttttgttttcattttccaggcTGTGTACAAGTGTCTGCTGGACAGAGTcccagaggaggagaaggagaccAATGTGCAGTGagttacgcacacacacacatgcacacacacacgtacatgcacgcGACACACAGGACCCAGGCATTTGTTAGTCTGCTAAATCACTCAAATGTAACAATGTATATTGGTACTTCATTTCACAGCATTTAATGGCTAAAAactgttgtacaggtagcagttgaaattgtacttccctctaggtctttcagcgaacttatccctggttatgggtatgcactttgttgtacgtcgctctggataagagcgtctgccaaatgccaataatgtaatgtaatgtaaaaaggagCAACAGGTAACAGAGTATCATtatgccttctctctctctctctctctctctctctctctctctctctctctctctctctctctctctctctctctctctctctctctctctctctctctctccccccccttctctctctctctctctctctctctctctccccccttctctctctctctctctctctctctctctctctctctctctctctctctctctctctgcgggtCGGGGCCCCCTGGTGAACGCCTCCCTGCGTGCAGCGAAGCAGGCAGACAGGAAGCTCCGTGTGTACGCCGTGGAGAAGAACCCCAACGCCGTCATCACGtaagcccctccctctccacgcCGTCATCACGTAAGCCCCGCCCTCTCCACACTGTCATCACGTAAGCCCCGCCCTCTCCACGCCGTCATCACGTAAGCCCCGCCCTCTCCACGCTGTCATTGCGTAAGCCCCGCCTCTCCACGATGTCATCACGTAAGCCCCGCCCTCTCCACGCTGTAATCACGTAAGCCCCTCCCTATCAGAATTTTTAGCGAACATAATCATTGCCTCCACTGAGACCTGGCTTCAACACTGCTGCTTGAATACCAGCAAAAGGAcatcttctttctctcttttttttttttttttttgcgcctGTTCTTTGGTATatgtcatttgtttttcatttaagaACATGAAAAGTCTCTTCCTCACTTGCTCTCAGTCTGGAAAACTGGCGGTTCGAGGAGTGGGGCGATCAGGTGACCGTGGTGTCATGTGACATGCGGGAGTGGGCGGCACCAGAGAAGGCGGACATCATCGTCAGCGAGCTGCTGGGGTCCTTCGGGGACAACGAGCTGTCCCCGGAGTGCCTGGATGGAGCACAGCACTTCCTGAAGGGTAGGGGGCTATGCGGCCACGGCCCTGGagactctctatctctctaccATGCTTCCTTTACTGTAATTCTCTTTATGTGAATGAATCCCATTGTcatcccctttctctctccccattacaacATCACGGTAAATAAGGGGCAAAGAATGTATCTCTTTACAGCCATCATATCCCTAACCCCTGAATGTAGTTGCATCTTTATGGCTAGCTGGCAAATTGAGCATGAATATAAATGCTCCTATATTAAACtagcgctctctgtctctccctctccctctctctctcagaggacGGGGTGAGCATCCCTTGTTCCTACACCTCCTTCCTGGCCCCCCTGTCTTCCTCTAAGCTGTATAACGAGGTTCGGGGGTGCAGGGAGCGGGACAAGGACCCGGAGTGCCACTTCGAGACGCCCTACGTGGTGCGGCTGCACAACTTCCACCAGCTGGCTGAGCCCAAGGCCTGCTTCACCTTCACTCACCCCACCACAGGTAACAAGCCTGCTTCACCTTCACTCACCCCACCACAGGTAACAAGCCCTGcttcacctccacacacccaccacaggTAACAAGCCCTGcttcacctccacacacccaccacaggTAACAAGCCCTGcttcacctccacacaccccaccacagGTAACAAGCCCTGcttcacctccacacaccccaccacagGTAACAAGCCCTGCttcacacaccccaccacagGTAACAagccctgcttcacacacacccaccacaggTAACAAGCCCTGcttcacctccacacaccccaccacagGTAACAAGCCCTGcttcacctccacacaccccaccacagGTAACAAGCCTGcttcacctccacacaccccaccacagGTAACAAGCCCTGCttcacctcacacacccccaccacagGTAACAAGCCCTGcttcacctccacacaccccccacaggTAACAAGCCTGcttcacctccacacaccccgcacaggtaacacacacccagctacagATAACATACCCCACAGGTAACTACAGCACCTCATACTGCAGATAATACTGTGTATTTGCTGTGGAACAGTgttaattctctctctccctctctcagatatGAATAATAACCGGTATCAGTGCCTGCGGTTCTCGGTGCAGTGTAACTCCGTGCTCCATGGCTTTGCCGGGTACTTTGAGACCACGCTGTACGGCGACGTCACGCTCAGTGAGTCCTGCTCCTGTCGCTGCACTCGTGATGGTGCCCAATACTGACGGAGGCATTCGCTCCACCTTTATTACAGTGACAGTGttgtaatctgtgtgtgtgtccttctcTGCAGGTATTAAACCTGAGACCCACTCTCCTGGATGTTCTCATGGTTCCTATTCTGTTTCCGCTCAAAGTAagtttgtattagttattgATATATAATCTCATTGATAATGCACTGTACAGTGTGCAGTTAGcactgtgtatgtactgtattcattaacctgctctctctttctctttctctctctccctgcagcagcCCATCCCCCTGTCGCGGGGTGATGATGTCAGCGTGCGATTCTGGAGGTGTAATAGATGGGAAGAGGTGTGGTACGAGTGGGCGGTGACCGAGCCCGTCTGCTCTGCTATACACAACCCTGCCGGCCGGTCTACACCATCGGCCTgtagagctacacacacacacacacacactgtatacacacactcacacactgtacacagaaCCTGCCGGCCGGTCCTACACCATCGGCctgcagagctacacacacacacacacacacacacacacacacacacacactgtatacacacacactcgcaccacactcacactcgcacacacatagacacaccgAGTAGGTCAGAAATCTAACCAGATTTGCAGTTTGGATGGGGAAAGATCTACTCATTCTGTTGTCattgtaacttttttttatttttcattttgtctgcGGAAAATAAAACCTTTGTGAACTACAAACTATACGTTTTGTTGGGGGGTTTGTGCAGTAAGAGATGTAGATGTACAGGTGTATAATGAACAATGCAAATGAGTGTACATCTATTGTGCCaactgattttaaaaatgatggCTACACTAAATATAAAACGACATAATTGCTTAACGATGGCCCACTGTCGCACGTTGTGCTACATCTAAAAACTATCACCATTCCATTCCTCGACAATACATTCTCCATTTCCTCCTTGCACCTGCTGTGGCATCCAATTTAGTATTGTAAGGTGGTGTATTGCGgtgcacagatggtgcagtgggtagcactgccgcctcacagcaaggaggtcctgggtttgaatcccggttggccggggctccctgtgcggagtttgcatgttctccccgtgtctgcgtgggtttcctccgggtactccggtttcctccacagtccaaagacatgcaggttaggctgattggagagtcgaaattgcccgtaggtatgagtgtgtgagtgaatggtgtgtgcgccctgtgatggacttgcgacctgtccagggtgtattcctgcctttcgccaatctatgctgggataggctccagcccccctgcgacctgTTCAGGATACGCGGGtttggataatggatgaatgaatgaagatgGTGTATCTATTACTAGTTGCGACAGGTGGCTTGTATACTGTTCGTCGGTTGAACCTGTATGCATTCACTAATGCAAGTCACCCTGGACAGTAGCCTGCATAAAAGCAATGCAAAATGAGATGCAAAATGGCGGTTTTCATTGCCTAGTAAAATCTAAAAGACAGACTTTATTGAAGcctgtggggtaatgtgtcctctgcatttgacccatcctactTCAGTTTAAAGTGAAAATGCACTCTTGGATTTTTACATTGGAAAAGGAAGCCTGAAAATGCAACTCTTGGATTTTTACATTGGAAAAGGAAGCCAGCTCTGGTGCCTCAGCCAACAAGACCGTATTAGTCAATCCTGGAGTGCCGTAGATGCTCAGACAGTGCTAGGCGATCCCAGATCCCTGGGTGCTCCCTAAGCAGGACTGTGTTCATTGGGTGCTGCTCAGTGGTGCATGGAGGCAGCCACGTTGGACTGTGGGGCTTTTCGGCACCAGAGCAAGTGCACTCGGTACCTAAACGGGAATGAGTGaatattgattttttaaaatcatatcCTCTGTGTGGCTCCCTGGCGATAaattagttcagtgtgaatAGGTCTTAGaatttaaaaagtgctgtcCAAAGTAGAATAATTTCGCCAGGTTAAAGTTGTAGTTTTGAATGTGCTTCAATGTGCTTTTCGGCACCGGAGGCTCAATACGCTAGCAATACCTCCGGTGACCACTGGAGTTCGTGAGTTTGCTGCTGGAATGTCGATCGCTGGTCCCCTGGATGGTAACCATGGAGCGTTCTGTGGCGACAACGCCAACATCCCATATGCATGGgacactgactgctgctctaGAGGACAGCAGGGtgcattaatgaaatgtaattatgcTCTCGCAAATGATGAGGGACATTTTGAACAATGCATGGAAGAATGTAGCCTACTACAGAGTACATGAGTACAGGAGTACACACAATGCAAGTATACATGTAGGGCCCATACACAATAGAACAcagcctttctgtgtgtgtgagagagagagaagagggggaggagagagcgtTGTGtagggagagtgtgtggagatTGAGGTGGCGAGAGATTTAAAAGGACTAACAAATGTGAAGGGGGGCTTGTAAACGGGGGTGGGTcgcgctgcaggaggaggtgctTGTATACGTAGCTATGAATAAAGAGAGAGGCACAAGGTGCTTCGGCCAAGTTTATCTCACCGCTGTGGCTGGCGAAACGTCGGACGGATACCCTTTTTTTCCACCCCTAAACGGCTTGCGGATAAACTGTAGATAGGTACCAGGTCTGGACCACTTGAAATCGTTCCAATGCAGTCAGGAAGCAATGCCGGTGTATTTCGGCATGTTTGCCTGTTACTAAAACTTAGGATACCGGGTGCACATTATCAGACACCGCAAGACAAAACTGTGACTTAGAAGTCCTGAGCAAAATGGAAAACTAATTTATATTGACGTAAACGGTGCAGCGGCGGTTGATTCATTCCCCATTTTGAAGCGAAATCAATATACCGTGGTAACCAATATTACGAAGAAAAACAGACAGTTCTCGGAGTTGGTTATTTCCACACAGAAAATCCACGGCGAGCTTGCGTTACATCAGCAACTTTGGCTATATCCATTCCGCAATAACGTTTAAATAACAACAGATAAATCGTTTTGTTTTCGTTTTATAAAACAACGATAACAAAGCCTTCTCCTTTGGTTATTTTGGGTTGCCGGCCTATTGTTTGGTCGATCACGTGATGAGTGTGTACACGCGCATCGTTCTTTTTCACAAGGTAAGATATACCCTATAGCTAGcagcatttttccatttttattgttttgctttttcGTGTTGTTCACATTTTAGCTAGCATACCTATTGCTCACACTGTTAGCTCAGGTTAATGTCGGTGCGGAAGCGCGGTTCAGTAGCCAATGTTAAAGCCTGTGTTGAAATATTAATGGGCTACTACCCTATAGTATGTCTTTCTAATAATAGCGACACAGGGTAAACCGGTATAGGCATCGCTTTAAACACCGGTTGTCTTAGTTTCTTCGTAAAGACGCCTATGCTACCAAAGTGCCTTTCGAAAGCCTCACCTGAAATCCCACTTGGCCAGCTGGGATAGCCCGGCTAAACCACTGACAAAGGGTCACGTGTTTAAATTTTCCCTTCAACAACCAGTAAAGTAGCCTAACTTCGTTTTACCATACGGTAAAGCTCTAAGGTCCGGCAACTTAAGCCCATAACATATGTGTGTACGTTGGTGGTGAATATAGCAAGCCCTACGTCCTTGAAGCCCATTCCTCAGTTCGATTTACAGTGGGACATGAATGGACCGATGTAATAGAAAGTGCACAAACAGTGTGCTTATGCATGTAGGGGCGAAGTCTTCGCTTTTGACACAATTTGTGAAGACCGTCCGTCACAGCACAGTTACCATCCACCGGCTATCCATCCACCGCTACGCGTGACGACATCATTCTGAACACGCCAAATGTCCGACGGTCCAAGACAAAGGGGGAAGGCAGCATCGGTGGACGGCGATGGCGAGCCGGACTCCGGGAAGCGCCCGGAAAGCTCTGGGGTGGCTCTGAAGAAGGAGATCGGTCTTGTGAGCGCCTGCGGAATTATAGTCGGTAAGTTTCTCCCCTAGCAACCGTAACCTGACACGCAGCCAGGTGAGAAGGCACCTGATCTGACTACCATGGCAACGGTATGTCTCCTGCAAGAAGAGCACCCCACCTGAACTGCACTGCTGCTCAAACCATGCTGCTGCTTCTGTTAGAgttacaggtgcacacacaggctTTTGGGGGAGACGGGGAGACGTGTCGCccaaaatatttttggtttgaCGTTTGACTTTGCAAGACTTTGTTGTCCATCAGCGTGTCTGCCCcaaagttgaaatgaaacccACACCTATGGTCCCAGACTCTCTAGTTCCCAAGTACGAAACTagtacatgaaaaataaaatacaactgcAGAGGGGTTTCTGCAGTTCAATGCAGTAGCTTGAACCCTCAGGAACCAGGACTCGACTTACACAAGTGCAGACTAAATGGCCCGTGTTTCCTGCAGCCTGTTAATGAGTCCTCCTGCAGCTAGGTGGCAGAAGTGCATAAACCTACCAGCTGTTCAGTCATGGACCATCAAATAAACCATGCCTTACTACCTGAGATGTACttgcaacagtaacaaaggCTCAGTATTATAGAGTTCAATGGGCTGTGCAAAGTTATTGCCCAGGTCACCATAACGCCAGTGCAAGATGTCAAATGCTACAAGTGCCATGATCCACCAACGTACTTAGTTGCCATCCATGTAGTTTTTCTTGAAAAAGCTAATTAAATGTCTGTGAAAATGATTGAGTGGGGCTTTTAAGCTAGTCTGTGACTCTTACGAGAATATCAAACTGAGTTTTATCACAGGTCATTAGGCGTGGCTTTTGTATTGTGTTAACCCCTCTGACCAGGGgtagtgtgagtttgtgtaggATGGAAATcccagtattttttttatttactttttttgtttttaagaagAGATGGTCATGAAATGTGAGAGTCTCTGTTGCCTGGATTTGGTGAACTTGCGTACGCAAGGAATTAGTTGCTCTTCTATGCAGACAAAACTTAATCTCCTATTTACAGGCTTACCTTGCCATAATCACATTAGCTGTCTACCTCTCTGTCAAGTAATGGATTGAGAGCAACAGACTGGGAATTTTGATGGGccattggggaggggggggagctaTAATGAGCTGCCAATGAAAAGGCATTGTTCTTCGCACTCCACACTAGGGCTGGGTCATATAACCAACCTGGTTATATCGCTTTTGTAAGCGCAGTGACAACCATCTACGGCATGTGGTGTTGGATTTCTTtcagtcttttaaaaaaaaatgtatttaatcatttaatcatGTGGTAGCATGCCTCCAATTTTCTGAGccaaagtgaaatgcttccagggAAAAGAGAATGCCACTCATATTTCAATGATGGCAgcagataaaagcatcagctaaataacgggAATGTGAATGAAACTCCGTTCTGAATGTTATGGCACCTGGAGCCCCGTGGCACGGGGGCGTGGCACTGTCTGCCGGGGTGCTGCCTCGTCCCTGGGGCCTGGCTGGAGACGGATCGGCTCTGCCGTGTCCTGGGCGCGGCTCCAGCCTTCAGTGGCGTTGGCGCCAGGCCCAGCTTTCCGCAGGCGATCGATGAAGCTCCCTTCCCACTCGTGCCGAGCCAGCAGGAGGACCACGCCCTGCGCAATATCCAGTGCCGCTTTAAATAACCACGGCCATGTTTAAAACCGCAACGCGTACTCTTCAGTAACCACTGCCATGTTTAAAACCACAACACGTACTCTTCAGTAACCACTGCCATGTTTAAAACCACAACACGTACTCTTCAGTAACCACTGCCATGTTTAAAACCACAACACGTACTCTTCAGTAACCACTGCCATGTTTAAAACCACAACACGTACTCTTCAGTAACCACTGCCATGTTTACAGCAACACATACAGTTCAATAACGACGGCCATGTTTAAAACCACAACACATACAGTTCAATAACCACTGCCATGTTTACAACAACAAATGCTTCAATAACCACTGCCGTGTTTACAGCAACACATGCAATTCAATAAGCACTGCCATGTTTACAGCAACACAGACAATTCAATAAGCACTGCCATGTTTACAGCAACACAGACAATTCAATAAGCACTGCCATGTTTACAGCAACACATACAATTCAATAAGCACTGCCATGtttacagcaacaacaacaaactgcTGTCCCCCTTACAACAACAAATATGACGGACCAAAGTGCTCTTTTTACAGGTTTTGAACAGAGCAATGGCTGCTCTCACTAGTCCTACTAGAAGCAGACGGTGAAACCACTTGTTTAGTCTGGTTCCCTGTTCTTGAAATGGTGGTCTTCAGGCTGAAAagtgctggttttccaccagGTGTGAATACAGATCAGCAGCACTGATTGTTCAGTTAACTGCCTGGGAGGAGATTGGAGGGCGGGGAGTCGATGTGATTGgcgttaaatgaggagggggaatcGGCGCCGTAGCCTGTGGGGGGGAGAATGCGTGTCGCTGCcggaaaggatattgattggagggcaaaggatattgattggaggggaaaggATATTGATCGGAGGGGAAAGGatgttgattggaggggaatggaaaattgatACATTTGATCTAAAGACACGGCGGTACACAATATCATCGAATctcaaaaaatattgttttacggGAAGTTGGAGAAAACTAtggtgtaaaaatacaaaaaagtatagcaattttatacattttttgcaaTATACGTGTACTATAAGTATACGTATATTCTGTACGTACAGGCTGCAGTATTTACTTTGGAGATGCGTATTGGTGTGTCCTATGTTGCCTTCTCATGCAGTTTTGATCCCAGATGAGTGGAACCCTCATAGGTGTCCACGGCAACAGGCTCAACTTTCTCAGGGAGGATGTGGgtcaccaaacaggaagtgaaagcaCTGAGGCAGGAAGTGCGTGCGGCCTGAAGGCTGCACCCCCCATCAGCAGCTGACAGGGCTGAAGCAAAGTGctgtctgacagtgtgtgtgtgtgtgtgtgtgtgtgtgtgtgtgtgagtgagtgtgtgtcgggGGCATAAAACCCCAGAATAACTGAGTGAAAGTATGGAGGAACAAAGACGGGAAGAGAAcgggtcggtgtgtgtgtgtgtctgtgtgtgtctgtgtgtgtctgtgtgtgtctgtgtgtgtctgtgtgtgtctgtgtgtgtctgtgtgtgtgtgtgtgtgtgtgtgtgtgtgtgtgtgtgtgtctgtgtgtctgtgtgtctgtgtgtctgtgtgtctgtgtgtctgtgtgtctgtgtgtgtgtgtgtgtgtgtgtgtgtgtgtgtgtgtgtgtgtgtgcgtgacctACTTTCCTAGTCTCGCCATGTGACTGCAGTAAGGCCGCCCTGTTCGCTGGCCCCTGTCCTAAAGTTTATCTAAAGTTAAATCTACTGCTGTGTGCTTTCCACAATCTATatacactctcaaaaagtaaaggtacaaatgcttgtcgctgggtcGGTACAATGTTCGTACCAAAAATTcaacccctagccagcaattaCTTTGTACCTTCTTTGCCTGGAAAGCTTACTCATTTTCAGCCAAAGAGAacgttactgtactttcagcaTACATATTGGAAATGATGAACGCTCTCCCAAGCTTTTTCTTGTAGTGCTTTGGTTGACTTGTCGACGTTCTCTGTTGGACTGATTAGCTCAATGCTCAGTGCCGGTAGGAAGACTACAGAGGTACACAAGCTGTGTCCCTGAGGTGGTACCCCTATAGGGACATACAGTTGTGCCCCTAGCCatataaaataattcatttgcacatttttgtgtaaaaggtacttattagTACCTGGATAGAACAGACTTGTACTTGTGAGgtgctaataataatagtagtaataataataataatagagcTCTGTTTCTGCCAGTGCAatgccaatctctctctctctctctctctctctctctctctctctctcctctctctctctctctctctctctctctctctctctctctctctacctctccctccctccctctctctctctctccctctctctctctctctctctacctctcccctccctctctctctctctctctctctctctctctcctctctctctctctctctctctctctctctctctctcctacctctccctccctccctctctctctgcagggaacATCATTGGGTCGGGGATCTTCGTCAGCCCGAAGGGGGTTCTGGAGGAACTCTGGCTCGGTGGGGCTGGCGCTGCTGGTGTGGATGGCCACAGGGGTGATCACCCGCCATCGGGGCGCTGTGCTACGCAGAGCTCGGGGTCACCATCCCCAAATCTGGGGGCGACTACGCCTACGTCAAGGACATCTTCGGAGGACTGGCAGGGTGAGACGGATATGCTgccactgtctctcactcacacagacacacacacacactcgcacacacctacacacactcgcacacacctacacacactcgcaagcacctacacacacctacacacactcgcacacactcgcacacacctacacacactcgcacacacctacacacactcgcacacacacctacacacacctacacacactcgcacgcacatacacacactcgcacgcacctacacacacctacacacactcgcacgcacctACACgcaccctacacacacctacacacacctacacacactcgcacacactcgcacacactcgcacacactcgcacacactcgcacacactcgcacacacagacctacacagatctacacgcactcacacacactcatacacacacgctcacgccaccacgcacacgcacacgcacacgcacacgcacacgcacacgcacacgcacacacatacacacacatgcgcacatacacacacacacacacacacatgcacacacactctggtgaGAATGATCGCAGATGGTTTGAAGGCATGGCCGTGTGACGGGGGGAAAAGTCATGGACATGGAGATGTGCTGTCTGTATCCTACTGTAGCCAGTCAAATACAGCGTTTGTATTGACAAAGAGAACTGCCAACCAGAGGGGCCTCTATCCCCCAGGCAATAGACcccagagagggagaatgtTTACAATGACAAACTAGTCCACCTGTTTTGATGGTCACTGGCCCCACCCCCTCTGTTTCTATGGTCATTATCCCCCCCCCTCTGTTTCTATGGtcattatccccccccccccccctctgtttcTATGGTCATTATCCCCAACTCCTGTGTTTCTATGGtcattatcccccccccccccctgtgtttCTATGGtcattagcccccccccccccccctctctgtttctatGGTCATTAGCCCCACCCCTCTGTTTCTATGGTCATTAGCCCCACCCCCTCTGTTTCTATGGTCACtggcccccaccccctctgttTCTATGGTCACTAGCCCCACCCCCTCTGTTTCTATGGTCACTGGCCCCACcccatgtgtatctgtgtgtactgACCGCCCCGCCCCCTCGCTGTGATTGGCAGGTTTCTGCGGCTGTGGATCGCGGTGCTGGTGATCTATCCCACCAATCAGGCGGTGATCGCTCTGACCTTCTCCAACTACGTGCTGCAGCCGCTCTTCCCCTCCTGCTTCCCCCCCGAGGGCGGCCTGCGTCTGCTGGCTGCCGTCTGCCTGCGTGAGTGCTAACCGCTaatgtctctcgccctctctctctcagtgcactgctgatgtctctcgccctctctcgccctctctctctcagtgcactgctgatgtctctcgccctctctctctcagtgcactgctgatgtctctcgccctctctctctcagtgctacCGCTaatgtctctcgccctctctctctcagtgctaaCCGCTaatgtctctcgccctctctctctcagtgcactgctgatgtctctcgccctctctctctcagtgcactgctgatgtctctcgccctctctctctcagtgctaaCGGCTaatgtctctcgccctctctctctcagtgcactgctgatgtctctcgccctctctctctcagtgcactgctgatgtctctcgccctctctctctcagtgctaaCGGCTaatgtctctcgccctctctctctcagtgcactgctgatgtctctcgccctctctctctcagtgctaaCGGCTaat encodes the following:
- the prmt5 gene encoding LOW QUALITY PROTEIN: protein arginine N-methyltransferase 5 (The sequence of the model RefSeq protein was modified relative to this genomic sequence to represent the inferred CDS: inserted 3 bases in 2 codons; deleted 2 bases in 2 codons), giving the protein MSSNGVSSPSSHNFMMASASTGSRVSCGRDLNCVPEVADTLAAVARLGFDFLCMPLFHPRFQREFELDPARGRHGAHTRSDLLLCGRDWNTLIVGKLSPWIETDSEVETERKNSELALVQELNFSAYLGLPAFMIPLRSPHCANLXRLLLNHIHTGHHSCMFWIRVPLLAPEDTRDDIIDNEPVKHGDDDCSTDEKTWAWWHSFRTLCDYNKRICLAIEVGADMPSDSVIDKWLGEPIKAAILPTSIFLTNKKGFPVLSKAHQKIIFRLFKLEAQFIFTGTSRHSEKDFRSYLQYLEYLNQNRPAPNSYELFAKGYEDYLQSPLQPLMDNLESQTYEVFEKDPIKYSQYQQAVYKCLLDRVPEEEKETNVQLSLSLSAGRGPLVNASLRAAKQADRKLRVYAVEKNPNAVITLENWRFEEWGDQVTVVSCDMREWAAPEKADIIVSELLGSFGDNELSPECLDGAQHFLKEDGVSIPCSYTSFLAPLSSSKLYNEVRGCRERDKDPECHFETPYVVRLHNFHQLAEPKACFTFTHPTTDMNNNRYQCLRFSVQCNSVLHGFAGYFETTLYGDVTLSIKPETHSPGXVLMVPILFPLKQPIPLSRGDDVSVRFWRCNRWEEVWYEWAVTEPVCSAIHNPAGRSTPSACRATHTHTHTVYTHSHTVHRTCRPVLHHRPAELHTHTHTHTHTHTHCIHTHSHHTHTRTHIDTPSRSEI